ACATGCCGTAAAAGGAACTGAAGGTGCGGATGTTATCAAACAACTCAAACCACATAAAGAAGATTATGTGGTGGCAAAAAGGAACTATTCCTGCTTTTATAAAACCTCTCTGGATAAATTACTAAAAAGATTAGGCATAACACATTTAATAATTACCGGTGTTGTAGCGAATATTTGTGTTTTATATACTGCAGCAGATGCCTATATGAGAGGATATAAAATTATTATCCCTCATGATTGCGTTGCGGCACTTACCAGAAGCGAACATCAATTTGCTTTGCAACAAATGAAGCGACTCTTTCATGCGGAAATATTATAAAATTTCATAATTCCTCGCAAAAATGCAAAAGGGGTATATAAAACGTACATTTTTATATACCCCCTTTTCTATTCTTCAACTCTTTATTTTGAGATTGCGAATGTAGTCACGATGGTTATTTTGTACCAAAATTTCTCACAATTTCAACCATCTTCTCAATCATTTCAGGTGACATCTTTCCCTGATAACCAGGGCATTTTCCCTTGCCTGTGTTTATGTGCTTTACAAGTTGTTCATCTGTTTTCGAGGATTGAAAAGCAGGATCGGTAAAATCAGGAACACCAAACTCGTGCCCTTTAGCAGTACCCTTGCCACCATTTCCGTGGCAAAAATAACAGCTCTCTTGTACAGCAAAACCAAGACCAGCGAAAATCGTATATGGGCTCTTTGTCGTATCTCCAGGGGTATGATGGGTTAAAGCCCATACTGATGAACTAGTTACGGATAACCCCAAACCCACAACCGCTGGTATGATGTATGATAAACGCAAAAATTTCATAATTCAATTCCTCCTCGTTTATAATTTATGTAGGATGTCTAATGTATTTTATTACGGAACAAGCTTCAGTTCAGACCTATAAATCTTATGACAATTCCTGCAGGCGATAGTTAGCCTTCTGAACTGTACCTGAATTTCTTCTAGATCCTTATTTGCTGCTGCCTTATCAATCTCAGTTGAATGATAGAGAACCTCATCATTCAAAACATTATAATTCTTATCGGTTGC
This region of Candidatus Brocadia sp. genomic DNA includes:
- a CDS encoding cytochrome c, which gives rise to MKFLRLSYIIPAVVGLGLSVTSSSVWALTHHTPGDTTKSPYTIFAGLGFAVQESCYFCHGNGGKGTAKGHEFGVPDFTDPAFQSSKTDEQLVKHINTGKGKCPGYQGKMSPEMIEKMVEIVRNFGTK
- a CDS encoding cysteine hydrolase gives rise to the protein MQNNPDKEKYAILVADMLNDFVNKGASLEVPAARTIIGNIKKEIKTARKKHIPIIYCCDAHKDKDPEFKLWPRHAVKGTEGADVIKQLKPHKEDYVVAKRNYSCFYKTSLDKLLKRLGITHLIITGVVANICVLYTAADAYMRGYKIIIPHDCVAALTRSEHQFALQQMKRLFHAEIL